The proteins below come from a single Rhizobium sp. BT04 genomic window:
- the smpB gene encoding SsrA-binding protein SmpB, producing MAPKGSQRVVNKVVAENRKARFNYEIIDTYEAGLVLMGTEVKSLREGKANIAESYASDEGGEIWLINSYLPEYLQANRFNHEPRRRRKLLLSGREIHRLRSAVNREGMTLIPLKIYFNDRGRAKMELALAKGKKLHDKRESEKERDWNRQKSRLLKDNG from the coding sequence ATGGCCCCCAAAGGCAGCCAGCGCGTCGTGAACAAGGTCGTGGCCGAAAACCGCAAGGCCCGCTTCAACTACGAGATCATCGATACCTACGAGGCCGGCCTCGTGCTGATGGGCACGGAGGTCAAGTCGCTGCGCGAAGGCAAGGCCAATATCGCCGAATCCTACGCGTCGGATGAGGGTGGCGAGATCTGGCTGATCAATTCCTACCTGCCGGAATACCTGCAGGCCAACCGCTTCAATCACGAACCCCGCCGGCGCCGCAAGCTGCTGCTGTCGGGCCGCGAGATCCATCGCCTGCGCTCAGCCGTCAACCGCGAGGGCATGACGCTGATCCCGCTGAAGATCTATTTCAACGACCGCGGTCGGGCGAAGATGGAACTCGCGCTCGCCAAGGGTAAGAAATTGCACGACAAGCGCGAGTCCGAGAAGGAACGCGATTGGAACCGGCAGAAGAGCCGCCTGCTGAAGGATAACGGCTGA
- the dapA gene encoding 4-hydroxy-tetrahydrodipicolinate synthase: MFNGSIPALVTPFTDAGLIDEDSFAAHVDWQIKEGSGGLVPVGTTGESPTLSHAEHKRVVELCIEVAAKRVPVMAGAGSNNTREAVELAQHAEKVGADAVLVVTPYYNKPTQKGLIAHFSAIAEAVDLPIYIYNIPGRSVVDMTPETMGALAKAHRNIVGVKDATGKIERVSEQRITCGKDFRQLSGEDATALGFNAHGGVGCISVTANVAPRLCADFQAATLAGDYISALEYQDRLMPLHKAIFLEPGLCGAKYGLSRLGRMSRNVRSPLLSTLEPATETAIDAALRHAGLLN; this comes from the coding sequence ATGTTCAATGGGTCCATTCCCGCCCTCGTCACCCCTTTCACGGATGCCGGACTGATCGACGAAGACAGCTTCGCTGCTCATGTCGACTGGCAGATCAAGGAAGGCAGCGGCGGTCTCGTTCCGGTCGGCACGACAGGCGAATCGCCGACGCTGTCGCATGCCGAACACAAACGGGTCGTGGAGCTGTGCATCGAGGTTGCTGCAAAACGCGTTCCCGTCATGGCCGGCGCCGGCTCGAACAACACGCGTGAGGCGGTCGAACTTGCCCAGCACGCCGAAAAGGTTGGTGCGGACGCCGTTCTGGTCGTCACTCCCTATTACAACAAGCCGACGCAGAAGGGTTTGATCGCGCATTTTTCGGCGATTGCCGAGGCCGTCGATCTGCCGATCTATATCTACAATATCCCCGGCCGCTCGGTGGTCGACATGACGCCGGAAACAATGGGTGCGCTCGCCAAGGCGCACCGCAATATCGTCGGCGTCAAGGATGCGACGGGCAAGATCGAGCGCGTCTCCGAACAGCGCATCACCTGCGGCAAGGATTTCCGACAGTTGTCGGGCGAGGATGCGACGGCACTCGGCTTCAACGCTCATGGCGGTGTCGGCTGTATTTCGGTCACGGCCAATGTCGCCCCGCGCCTTTGTGCCGACTTCCAGGCGGCGACGCTGGCGGGCGACTACATCAGCGCGCTGGAATATCAGGATCGGCTGATGCCGCTGCACAAGGCGATCTTCCTCGAGCCCGGTCTTTGCGGCGCCAAATACGGGCTCTCCCGGCTTGGCCGCATGAGCCGCAACGTCCGCTCGCCGCTGCTTTCGACACTGGAGCCGGCAACGGAAACGGCGATCGACGCTGCCCTGCGTCATGCCGGCCTTCTGAACTGA